ACACAGCAGAGCTTCAAGTTTCACACTGTGCTGCAGAAGGATTTGCTACCAGTTCTGACGTGGTGGAATACAATGTTAAATGCAGTGTAGAGGCTTTTcattcttgttgttgtttaactgtctcaaaataaacatattattGACTTAATGATGTCAAAAGTAAAAGCAAGTAAAATATTTATGATATTGTTTGGATTTATTAGAAACACATGTAACACTGTTTCCACTCAATCAACTTTCTGCTCTCCGTGACTAGACTTGCAGGCTCGCGTGGCAGCTTTGGAGCGCtctctggaggaggagagggagaggtgcAAAGCAGAGAGGCAAAGGAGGAAAGAGCTTCACAATACAGTGGTGGTGAGGAAAGATATTTATTTGTCATGTAAGGAAGAAGTAATTATCTATAGGGTGGTGGGTGAGCAAATCTGATGCGCTCTATTGTTGATTTTCCTCTaattttttcctctgttttcccACAGGAACTGAGAGGGAACATCAGGGTTCATTGTAGGGTGCGTCCGGTTCTGCCCTTCGACCATGTCCAGTCCCACCCCTCTGGATTAGGGTGGGTCATATACCAACgctaaaaaaaatactgcatcataattgaaatatgaaaacattttgcTTATAAATGTGAAGATAACCCAATCCTGGTCTCCTTCAGGCCTGCATCATCAGAGGAAGTGGTCTATGCAATAAGTGATGTGAGTTTCTGACTCTTAGCGCTGGATTTTATTTGGATGTTGGCCTACTTCAGTGTTCTCACTACGTTgtccttttgttgttgttttaaggaCACAGTGATGGTGAATTGTATAAAGACAGGGACACCAGTGCAAAACAAGATGTTTGAGTTTGAGaggtaaaataaacacatggtgaaatgtgcattattctattctattttcatttttcttgatGAAAACTCACTGAGATGACTGTTTCCTCCAGGGTGCACGGACCAGAGGATAGCCAGGGAACTGTGTTTGAGGAAGTCAAGCCACTCCTCACATCTCTGCTGGATGGGTGAGTGTCACAAgttacaaaaaataatttaaatccCTATATTCATTAAATAAATCTATTTGTGAGAAAGTGGGTCATGAATGCAgagaaaactttttaaaatacacaacaaacaGCATGACAAAGCTGCATGGATTCAGCATCATTTGATTGTCATCTGCCTCCCTTCTCTGCAGCTATAATGTGTGTATCATGGCATACGGGCAGACAGGCAGCGGGAAAACTCACACCATGATGGGATCCCAGCCGCTGGAGCAACACTCAGGGACACAGCAGGAGGCACAGCAGGGAATCATACCCAAGGCTGCCGCTGAGCTCTTTCGGTAACAGACTACAGATTCGCTGAGGGAGAAAAgtctttcatatttttttggaaatttagaaaagaaaatgctTTTGTGCTCTTTATCTAGCTTTATTTGTAACTGAAAACCACAGTAGATCTGGTTTATTGTGTCATCTAATCAATCAGAAATGTAATTAATGAATTCCATCAATCCATAATGTGCACTGTGAGGTGAAAAGGAATAGAATTTGGTTGAAACTTtgacttttccttctctttttacCTGTCCATGCTTATTTATCTGTtctggcatgtgtgtgtgacccagGCTGATCTCTGAGAAACCTGTCGAGAGCCACACGGTGGAGGTGTCAGTGATGGAGGTGTACAACAACGAGGTGTTCGACCTGCTGGCCAAAGATGAACAGGGCAACGCCGCAGGCCAGCGCCGCGATGTCATCACCACCTCCTGTGGTACCAGCCAGGTCACCTCTCTGACATACGAGTGAGTACAGCCAGAGCTGAAAAGAAGCTGTGTCTGGTTAGAAATAAGACTCCactaaaaaaaatgctgttagTTTTGAGGTATCATGggttttaatattaatttttaGATAGTTCTTCAAATGCTCTGCTAATGACGTTATATTGACAATGGCTCAAGTGACTCAGCTACATTGTTTTAGTtcctttcagctcattgttttgattgTTTGTCCTGCAAACTCTGGTCTCATAGACCTTACTTCAAGCAGGAGCAGGACACCATTTCAGCTAGAAAATCTCTAATAAATTCACTGGATGCTGCTTGCCCAGCACCAAATGAAAGACAGGCAAAGGGGAAGAAAGCAGTTGAAGAATCTAGCGAGCTTAGGAGGTAGAGACCAAAATGGAGCTACAAGGATGTGTTAATGTTTCTCTGATACAGTTTATTTTGGCTTGTTGCTAAGTTGCTAAgttgctaaaaaaaataattcagctTTAAGGAATAAAGATGTGTGACTTGTTTTAACCACTGTCTCtgcatgttgtatttttttgtttcacaggCCTGTGAGTAACGCCTCTGAGGTGATCCAGATCATCGGCAGTGTTCTAAAACGCAGGGCCCACTGTCCCACTCTCGTCCACACCGACTCTTCTCGCTCTCACCTCATCGTCACACTCACCATTTCCTCCAAGAGCCCCAACGCAGTGGCCCTGGGTGAGATGCATTCATTCACTCAAAGACCTCCACATTTAGACCTTTTCATACGTCACTGTGTCTTTATTACTTTTTCCTTTAGCCCGCAGGCTACAGAGTGCCAAGAAGGACATGCAGCGCACCACCCAGAAGGAGTGGTGGAGTCCAAGATGTCGCCGTGCCAACCCTGCCGCCCGCCACTTATCAGATGAACATCTTTTCTCAAGCAGCCCCTCCTCTCCATGTCACTCCCCCCTGAGTTCCCCTTGCCCCTCCCCCAGGCACAGTATGTCACAGACTCCCTTCAGGACCAAGCTGCAGCTGGTGGACCTGGCAGGGAGCGAGTGTGTTGGTAAGAGGGAAGCTCCCATCATACTTGTTTTAGTTGAATATTGGTCAAAGTTAGCTTCCAAACTACTTGTGAactcacaaatcatgctcaaaGGTACATGCAAGTTTTAAGTTCAGTGTAGAGAAACTTTTCACttccagcagatgaatgtgataACAGCCTTCTACTGTCAAATCTGTACAtaaatcattctgcacagtgaagctcaaacatttaaGTGATGTAccaataaacaaacacatttctgagtgGTGGCAGACTTTAAATTTGTAATTACACGGGTACAGTGTTCTTTAAGGATACAACTTGCAGGATCTCCACAGTACAAACTGCAAAATCTGAGTCTCAGCCATGTATGTAGGTAGTGATGCCAAAAATGGAATTCAAGCGTTGAGTAGCATCACATCTCTACTCTGTTGATTCAGTTCTTAAGAAAAAAGATCCCTTTAAATCACCAAAATAACAGATCTGCctctttctcatttattttgtataaagTATTGTCAATATGATGTGCGGTATTGATGTTGATGACTTTGCTAGGTGTTTTGGGATATTGAAGTTCAATcagttaaacattaaatatcaaATGATAAATCcacaagaaagagaagagggaacAGTAATTATTGTTGTTCTTACCCTTGCTTACCCAGGAAAGTACATCCGCAACATCTGCTGGTCTTTATGGCTTAAGAtaatataattgtgtgtgtgtatcaggtatGTCTGGAGTGTCTGGAGCAGCTCTGTGGGAGGTGTCCTGTATAAACCGTAGTCTCTCCGCTCTGGCGGATGTTCTGGGAGCTCTGGCTGAACAGAGACCACATGTCCCCTACAGAAACAGCAGACTCACCCACCTTCTACAGGACGCCataggtgagacacacacacacacctttcatcTGTGCCTCATGTGTCTCAGGTCTGTTTCTGATGGGAAAGACTCATTCATCCTGACAGGAGCTGAGAGATTCCACATATTAGTATTTCCATACATAATAAAACTGTGAAATcctttttgaaaatgtcttcgttcatgattgaaaaatgtaaaatgcacaTTGTGTGTCATTTAATACCCTCTTTTATAGTTTAacatttcctgtctttctctatCTTGTCCACCAGGCGGCGACGcaaagctgctgctgatgctgtgtGTCTCTCCCACACAGCGCTTCATCTCAGAGTCTCTGCAGTCTCTGGGCTTGGGCACACGGGCCCGCCAGATCCAGAAAGATCTGCCACGAAAGAAGAATAACACCCTAAAAGTTAAGTGAAGAGAGACTAAAAGAGAGATTTCATCcctttgtactgtatgtgctaaCATCAGTAACAACAACTCTTTATCAATCATGCCAAGAGAGCAGATTTGAAGGTATAAGTTCCACAGAGTACATGAGCCCttgaaaagacagatggatcaAAGTTCACAGCcttaaacagtaaaacaatgttATGCTCCAGTTATTAGATTTCTTTGTTCATCACTCAGTTACTTAGCACTGCATACTCATGTGTACTAGCAGGATAAagcttgtttttgatgttttttaaactcCTAAACTCTGCAACACTAATGTGCGTGTGATATCCATTTTCTTACTCTACAGAGTAATTTAGTAGTAACTTTTAGTAAGAAATAAACTAGTTTTGCCAgtgttgtttctgtgtatttggTTTTTAAATAGATCTTACTTGCATTAAATGTCTTGCAGGCTTTCTGAAACTGCAGATATATTGTTCTACATACTTGTGTATAAGTGTATAATTAACTCTGGTATTTACTAACAGTGCTAAGTAGCTGTAAATGACAATAAGATTACACACTGgttacattataataataactgtaaCAGTAATCATACTGTATTTAGTACTTTGTTGTTTAACAGTGTAAAGCTGTAGATCATATCTGTAGTAAACAgttctgtactgtatataaaaggCTTTTTGACTGAAGTATTCTGCTATAATATATTTCAGTACTTGCTTCTCAAGCAATGCCTTactttttttagtgttttgggTGCAGCTATGTTTATTCAGTGCTAAAACACGTGTTTTTTCCTGGATCTGATGCGGAGGGattataatctttttttttaggttagACCATGCACATCTGTCAACACCTCGATAGGATGGTCTCAGTAGAATATGGTGTCAGTATTACTGTGAAATAAAGAGATGATCAGCAGATGTGGGTGTCTGTGTTTATTAGCATGTTACAGAAATCACTGTTACTGGAAACTCACTGGCATTAGGTACAGATGTTGCTGAAAATATTGGTATTCTTCCACCTTGAAAAAAACCAATACATTTTCTCTGCTTTAAGTTCAAACTGACAGAAATATATGGTTTCAATcatagcaacaacaaaacatcacTGAGCTTCCTCCATGTGTCacagtaaatatgaatatgatcttttctttgatttttttcttgtgtaAATATAGGGTTGGTGTGAGTTACCAAAAAGCTCCAATTCTGTTTCTTCTGTCCAAAGCATATTCTCCCTGAGAGACTGTGGGATGTCAACAACTTTGCATTTTGGCAAAATCCAGTCTGGCTTTTTTGTGTCTCCCTCTTAGAACTAGGGTCTTCCTGGGTCTTCTACCATGGAGCTCATTGTCAGATAGTGACGGATGGTGTGACTTGAAACTATCGTACCTTGAACTTGAAGATCAGCTTGGATCTTGACCATTCAGGCAATCCTTTTGCTCAATCTTGGGCCAATTTTCCTCTTGTGGCCACAGCAAGAGATGTTGGCTACAGTTCCATGGACCTTAAACTTCTTAATAAAATTGGCAACAGTGGTCCCAGGAACGTTAAACTCTATGGAGATGGTCTTGTAACCTTTTCTAATGTCTTCAGACCACTCTGTAGTGTTCCTTTTGTTTTCCATCTTCAATGTGATGGCACAGTAGAGTGAgttattttctccttttaacAGGCTACATGAGTGATTATAAGATTAAAAACACCTGTgatactaattaaaacacaatagtCTGCTTACAGTATCACTACAAATCCATTATTTCTTACAATTTCTAAAGGATACCAATAAGTTTATCCAAGTTTTTCAGAAAGTCTTTGTAGAGTAAGCATGAGTTATTTTcacaattcttttttttgt
This genomic interval from Scomber japonicus isolate fScoJap1 chromosome 17, fScoJap1.pri, whole genome shotgun sequence contains the following:
- the kif25 gene encoding kinesin-like protein KIF25 encodes the protein MPLFINRDQIFAHQVHLLEHKLRSKEERILELETENAILHLRLAECLGKLRRDHEEGTRALRQRQHQQDAQKITRATLTKLLSGVQAVKQDLSEVFAVYVSFATELEEQSKQLLEKVGQASLSRNGHPADEVTDLQARVAALERSLEEERERCKAERQRRKELHNTVVELRGNIRVHCRVRPVLPFDHVQSHPSGLGPASSEEVVYAISDDTVMVNCIKTGTPVQNKMFEFERVHGPEDSQGTVFEEVKPLLTSLLDGYNVCIMAYGQTGSGKTHTMMGSQPLEQHSGTQQEAQQGIIPKAAAELFRLISEKPVESHTVEVSVMEVYNNEVFDLLAKDEQGNAAGQRRDVITTSCGTSQVTSLTYEPVSNASEVIQIIGSVLKRRAHCPTLVHTDSSRSHLIVTLTISSKSPNAVALARRLQSAKKDMQRTTQKEWWSPRCRRANPAARHLSDEHLFSSSPSSPCHSPLSSPCPSPRHSMSQTPFRTKLQLVDLAGSECVGMSGVSGAALWEVSCINRSLSALADVLGALAEQRPHVPYRNSRLTHLLQDAIGGDAKLLLMLCVSPTQRFISESLQSLGLGTRARQIQKDLPRKKNNTLKVK